In one Desulfomicrobium escambiense DSM 10707 genomic region, the following are encoded:
- the aprB gene encoding adenylyl-sulfate reductase subunit beta, whose translation MPTFVDPAKCDGCKGGEKTACMYICPNDLMILDPVEMKAYNQEPAACWECYSCVKICPQGAITARPYADFAPMGGTCIPLRGAEDIMWTVQFRSGEVKRFKFPIRTTVEGSIKPFDGKPEPGDLESELLFTESALATPKEALGKKIEVGEADLKVTFKSAVA comes from the coding sequence ATGCCAACCTTTGTTGATCCAGCAAAGTGTGATGGATGCAAGGGCGGTGAGAAGACTGCCTGCATGTACATCTGTCCTAACGACCTGATGATCCTGGACCCCGTTGAGATGAAGGCTTACAACCAGGAGCCGGCCGCTTGCTGGGAATGTTACTCCTGCGTCAAGATCTGCCCCCAGGGCGCGATCACTGCCCGCCCCTACGCCGACTTCGCTCCCATGGGCGGCACCTGCATCCCGCTGCGCGGCGCTGAAGACATCATGTGGACCGTCCAGTTCCGCAGCGGCGAAGTGAAGCGTTTCAAGTTCCCCATCCGTACCACTGTTGAAGGTTCCATCAAGCCTTTCGATGGCAAGCCCGAACCCGGCGATCTGGAAAGCGAACTGCTGTTCACCGAGTCTGCCCTGGCCACCCCGAAAGAGGCCCTTGGCAAGAAGATCGAAGTTGGTGAAGCCGACCTGAAGGTCACCTTCAAGTCCGCCGTCGCCTAA
- a CDS encoding chorismate mutase, with translation MAEKHTTLSLTQELAQLDERLVSLIAARTSLLSRAAASRRAKNLGITDPNQEKVLWQVWRDTSKGDNLEPQILKKIFHLTNNLSYARVERNASNEKPLCLYPRRKPVNIDLSAPRDQILRSMMFFLGATNPAPLTVAPFQGNDISLELINALNLCGFNLTFQNRACSTQPVSSWSLDNKIIYAGQSKFHFYLLLCLALGKVTRAKFTGSTKLKIHDVRPVQDLLPKLGARLTIVEPHSNGVPVRVESSGQLPETIFIPEGVSRKFILALAVAATTFKSGLTIRLHESYAGSKLLRKGIVFLQQYLPELQYEGTAIIVPPAPLSLDLSSVDIPVDPLMSLHLLALPFFVDGNVVLHGKWPEHAPHLQDVMDILHEFGLRINIGSDQISSRMGNRPKQLSIDLTCCQEYLPLVLAMAMGLRGKCAITLDTSREDVEYAQDMLENLGAGYSIEPGLLQVGLPASPQANRKSGESPWQSPGPYWTLAGALISFTHPGLCMSNADNITSAWPWFWKIFMNLPDPQNFINQPRSEEKEDETRDDKPKRKRIRISTD, from the coding sequence ATGGCCGAAAAACACACGACCCTCTCACTCACCCAGGAATTGGCGCAGCTCGACGAACGCCTCGTATCCCTCATCGCCGCGCGCACCAGCCTGCTGTCGCGGGCGGCGGCGTCCCGCCGGGCAAAAAACCTGGGCATCACCGACCCGAATCAGGAAAAGGTCCTGTGGCAAGTCTGGAGGGATACGTCAAAGGGCGACAATCTGGAGCCCCAGATCCTCAAGAAGATCTTCCACCTGACCAACAATCTTTCCTACGCCCGCGTCGAGCGAAACGCCTCCAACGAGAAGCCCCTGTGCCTCTATCCCAGGCGCAAACCCGTCAACATCGACCTCTCGGCACCGCGCGACCAGATCCTGCGTAGCATGATGTTCTTTCTCGGCGCCACGAATCCCGCACCCCTGACGGTGGCCCCGTTCCAGGGCAACGACATATCTCTGGAACTCATCAACGCGCTGAACCTCTGCGGCTTCAACCTGACCTTCCAGAACCGCGCGTGCTCGACACAGCCGGTTTCGTCATGGTCCCTCGACAACAAGATCATTTACGCCGGCCAGAGCAAGTTCCATTTCTATCTCCTGCTCTGCCTCGCGCTGGGCAAGGTGACTCGGGCCAAGTTCACGGGCTCGACCAAACTGAAAATTCACGATGTCAGGCCGGTCCAGGACCTTCTGCCCAAGCTCGGCGCCCGGCTGACCATCGTCGAACCGCACAGCAACGGCGTGCCCGTGCGCGTGGAATCGAGCGGACAGCTGCCCGAGACCATCTTCATCCCCGAGGGCGTGTCCAGAAAGTTCATCCTCGCCCTGGCCGTGGCCGCAACCACGTTCAAATCCGGCCTGACCATCCGCCTGCACGAGTCCTACGCAGGCAGCAAGCTCCTGCGCAAGGGCATCGTCTTCCTGCAGCAGTACCTCCCGGAACTGCAGTACGAAGGGACCGCCATCATCGTTCCGCCCGCGCCGCTGAGTCTTGATCTTTCCTCCGTCGACATCCCGGTGGACCCGCTCATGAGCCTGCACCTGCTCGCTCTGCCGTTCTTCGTGGATGGCAACGTGGTGCTGCACGGCAAGTGGCCGGAGCATGCGCCGCACCTCCAGGACGTCATGGACATCCTTCATGAGTTCGGCCTGCGCATCAACATCGGCTCAGACCAGATCTCCTCGCGCATGGGCAACAGGCCCAAGCAGCTTTCCATTGATCTTACATGCTGCCAGGAGTACCTGCCCCTTGTCCTGGCCATGGCCATGGGCCTGCGCGGCAAGTGCGCCATCACCCTGGACACCTCCCGTGAAGACGTCGAGTACGCCCAGGACATGCTCGAAAACCTCGGCGCGGGCTACTCCATCGAGCCTGGGCTCCTGCAGGTCGGGCTCCCCGCCTCGCCCCAGGCGAACAGGAAATCCGGCGAGTCGCCCTGGCAGAGCCCCGGTCCCTACTGGACCCTGGCGGGCGCGCTCATCTCCTTCACCCATCCCGGGCTGTGCATGAGCAACGCCGACAACATCACCTCCGCATGGCCCTGGTTCTGGAAGATCTTCATGAATCTCCCGGACCCCCAGAACTTCATCAACCAGCCGCGCAGCGAAGAAAAGGAAGACGAAACCCGCGATGACAAGCCCAAGCGCAAGCGCATCAGAATCTCCACAGACTGA
- the aprA gene encoding adenylyl-sulfate reductase subunit alpha, producing the protein MPQIPVKDTIKGLALAEPEVVELETDILMVGGGMGNCGTAFEAVRWGDPLGVKIMLVDKAAIDRGGAVAQGLSAINTYIGENNSDDYVRMVRTDLMGLVREDLIFDLGRHVDDSVHLFEEWGLPCWIKKDGKNLDGAQAKKEGLSLRKGDAPVRSGRWQIMINGESYKVIVAEAAKNALGSDRYIERLFIVKLLLDAKVSNQIAGAVGFSVRENKVYIIKAKAMSVACGGAVNVYRPRSTGEGLGRAWYPVWNAGSTYTMCAQVGAEMTMMENRFVPARFKDGYGPVGAWFLLFKAKATNAKGEDYCVTNRAMLKPYEDRGYAKGHVIPTCLRNHMMLREMREGRGPIYMDTATALNTTFATLSKAEQKHLESEAWEDFLDMCVGQANLWAAMNIKPEERGSEIMPTEPYLLGSHSGCCGIWVSGPNEPWVPEEYKVKAANGKVYNRMTTVNGLFTCADGVGASGHKFSSGSHAEGRIVGKQMVRYCVDHKDFTPTLNVSADQLKKEIYQPWYTFEQFKGASTDPVVNPNYITPNNFMMRLIKATDEYGGGVATLYTTSDRLLDTGFALLDMLEEDSQKLAARDLHELLRCWEQYHRLWTVRLHMQHIRFRQESRYPGFYYRADFMGLDDAKWKCFVNSKFNPATGETEIFKRHYYQIIPD; encoded by the coding sequence ATGCCTCAGATTCCTGTTAAAGATACGATCAAGGGCCTGGCCCTTGCTGAGCCGGAAGTTGTTGAGCTTGAAACCGACATTCTCATGGTCGGCGGTGGTATGGGTAACTGCGGCACGGCGTTCGAAGCCGTGCGTTGGGGCGATCCCCTCGGTGTGAAGATCATGCTGGTCGACAAGGCCGCCATCGACCGCGGCGGCGCGGTTGCCCAGGGTCTGTCCGCCATCAACACCTACATCGGTGAAAACAACTCCGACGACTATGTCCGCATGGTCCGCACCGACCTCATGGGCCTGGTCCGCGAAGACCTGATCTTCGACCTGGGCCGCCACGTCGACGATTCCGTCCACCTGTTCGAAGAGTGGGGCCTGCCCTGCTGGATCAAGAAAGACGGCAAGAACCTGGACGGCGCCCAGGCCAAGAAAGAAGGCCTGTCCCTGCGCAAGGGTGACGCCCCTGTCCGTTCCGGCCGCTGGCAGATCATGATCAACGGTGAATCCTACAAGGTCATCGTTGCGGAAGCCGCCAAGAACGCCCTGGGTTCCGACCGCTACATCGAACGCCTGTTCATCGTGAAGCTGCTCCTCGACGCCAAGGTCTCCAACCAGATCGCCGGCGCCGTGGGCTTCTCCGTTCGCGAAAACAAGGTGTACATCATCAAGGCCAAGGCCATGTCCGTGGCTTGCGGCGGCGCCGTCAACGTGTACCGCCCCCGCTCCACCGGTGAAGGCCTCGGCCGCGCCTGGTATCCCGTATGGAACGCCGGTTCCACCTACACCATGTGTGCTCAGGTTGGCGCCGAAATGACCATGATGGAAAACCGTTTCGTCCCCGCCCGCTTCAAGGACGGTTACGGCCCGGTCGGCGCTTGGTTCCTGCTGTTCAAGGCCAAAGCCACCAACGCCAAGGGTGAAGACTACTGCGTCACCAACCGCGCCATGCTGAAGCCCTACGAGGATCGCGGCTACGCCAAGGGTCACGTCATCCCGACCTGTCTGCGTAACCACATGATGCTGCGCGAAATGCGTGAAGGTCGCGGCCCCATCTACATGGACACCGCCACCGCTCTGAACACGACCTTCGCCACCCTGTCCAAGGCCGAGCAGAAGCACCTTGAGTCCGAAGCTTGGGAAGACTTCCTCGACATGTGCGTCGGCCAGGCCAACCTGTGGGCCGCCATGAACATCAAGCCCGAAGAGCGCGGCTCCGAGATCATGCCCACCGAACCCTACCTGCTCGGCTCCCACTCCGGCTGCTGCGGCATCTGGGTTTCCGGTCCGAACGAGCCTTGGGTTCCCGAGGAATACAAGGTCAAGGCCGCCAACGGCAAGGTCTACAACCGCATGACCACGGTCAACGGTCTGTTCACCTGCGCTGACGGCGTCGGCGCTTCCGGTCACAAGTTCTCCTCCGGTTCGCACGCTGAAGGCCGCATCGTCGGCAAGCAGATGGTGCGCTACTGCGTGGACCACAAGGACTTCACCCCCACGCTGAACGTGTCCGCCGACCAGCTGAAGAAGGAAATCTATCAGCCTTGGTACACCTTCGAGCAGTTCAAGGGCGCGTCCACCGATCCGGTCGTCAACCCGAACTACATCACCCCGAACAACTTCATGATGCGCCTGATCAAGGCCACCGATGAATACGGCGGCGGTGTTGCCACCCTGTACACCACTTCCGACAGACTGCTCGACACCGGCTTCGCCCTGCTCGACATGCTGGAAGAAGACTCCCAGAAGCTGGCCGCCCGTGACCTGCACGAACTGCTCCGCTGCTGGGAACAGTACCACAGACTGTGGACCGTTCGTCTGCACATGCAGCACATCCGGTTCCGTCAGGAAAGCCGTTACCCCGGTTTCTACTATCGTGCCGACTTCATGGGTCTGGACGATGCCAAGTGGAAGTGCTTTGTTAACTCCAAGTTCAACCCGGCCACTGGTGAAACCGAGATCTTCAAGAGACACTACTACCAGATCATCCCTGACTAG
- a CDS encoding CoB--CoM heterodisulfide reductase iron-sulfur subunit A family protein, whose amino-acid sequence MASNSILVIGGGFAGLTAALEAAEIGHEVFIIEKTPFLGGRVMQLNKYFPKLCPPSCGLEIQYQRIKNNPKVKFFTLAEVTKVEGGVGNYDVTVRIKPRYAGPSSPDLSELCGSLDSDVVNDFEFGLATRKPVYMDAPFAFPQRYVVDKAAMSDADKAKAKKCEYIDLNEEEKTVTLNVGSIVIATGWKPYDVTKLTNLGAGQVKNCISNMQMERLASPYGPTNGKIVRPSDGREPKKIAFVQCAGSRDENHLHYCSYICCAASLKQAQYVREQYPDAEVTIFYIDLRTPGRYDNFAKKVLADEKTFAVKGKVAAVEQDKAGDDVWVTVEDAVSGSKSVERFDLVVLATGMQPSLAGASLPIDVPVDSEGFIIGGEEKGIFAAGCAKQPLDVMKSAQSATGAAMKAIQTVRGR is encoded by the coding sequence ATGGCTAGCAACAGCATACTTGTCATAGGTGGTGGTTTTGCAGGACTCACCGCCGCCCTTGAGGCCGCAGAGATCGGTCATGAGGTCTTCATCATAGAGAAGACCCCATTTCTGGGTGGACGCGTTATGCAGCTGAACAAGTATTTTCCGAAGCTGTGCCCACCGTCGTGCGGCCTGGAAATCCAGTATCAGCGAATCAAGAACAACCCCAAAGTGAAGTTCTTCACCTTGGCCGAAGTCACCAAGGTGGAAGGCGGTGTCGGCAACTATGACGTTACCGTCCGCATCAAGCCGCGCTACGCTGGCCCCAGCAGTCCCGATCTTTCCGAACTGTGCGGTTCGCTCGATTCGGACGTGGTGAACGACTTCGAATTTGGACTTGCCACGCGCAAGCCCGTGTACATGGACGCCCCGTTCGCCTTTCCGCAGCGCTACGTCGTCGACAAGGCCGCGATGAGCGATGCCGACAAGGCCAAGGCCAAGAAGTGCGAGTACATCGACCTGAACGAAGAGGAAAAGACGGTCACCCTGAACGTCGGTTCCATCGTCATCGCCACGGGCTGGAAGCCGTATGACGTCACGAAGTTGACGAACCTCGGCGCCGGTCAGGTCAAGAACTGCATTTCAAACATGCAGATGGAGCGTCTGGCTTCTCCGTACGGCCCGACCAACGGCAAGATCGTGCGTCCTTCGGACGGTCGCGAGCCGAAGAAGATCGCCTTTGTGCAGTGCGCCGGTTCTCGCGATGAAAACCACCTGCACTACTGCTCCTATATCTGCTGCGCCGCATCGTTGAAGCAGGCGCAGTATGTCCGTGAGCAGTATCCGGACGCCGAAGTCACGATCTTCTACATCGATCTGCGCACGCCGGGCCGGTACGACAATTTTGCCAAGAAGGTGCTGGCCGACGAGAAGACCTTTGCCGTCAAGGGCAAAGTCGCTGCCGTCGAGCAGGACAAGGCGGGCGACGACGTCTGGGTGACCGTGGAAGACGCGGTGTCCGGCAGCAAGTCCGTCGAACGTTTCGATCTCGTGGTTCTGGCCACAGGAATGCAGCCCAGCCTGGCCGGCGCTTCCCTGCCCATCGATGTCCCGGTTGACTCCGAGGGGTTCATCATCGGCGGGGAGGAAAAGGGAATTTTCGCCGCTGGCTGTGCCAAACAACCTCTGGACGTGATGAAGTCGGCCCAGTCTGCCACCGGGGCAGCGATGAAAGCGATCCAGACGGTGAGAGGGAGGTAG
- a CDS encoding aconitate hydratase: protein MKQNLTQKIIAAHLVEGDMTPGREVAIRIDQTLTQDATGTMAYLQWEAIGLPRVKTELSVSYVDHNTLQMGFRNPDDHRYLRSVAAKYGIVFSPPGTGICHQLHLENFAVPGKTLIGSDSHTPTAGGIGSLAMGAGGLSVALAMAGEPYTITMPKVFKIRLEGELTGHASAKDVILHLLGVLTVKGGVGAVMEYCGPGVASLSVPERATITNMGAELGATASVFPSDEQTRAFLALMGREADFAPLAADDGAEYDREIVIDLSTLAPLAARPHMPDLVVPVAELDGLTVDQVAIGSCTNSSYSDLQAVAQVLHGEHIAPNTDLLLSPGSKQVLKMLMAEGLLDKILDAGGRLLECSCGPCIGMGGSPSSHGVSARTFNRNFEGRSGTQDGQVYLVSPVTAAFCALNGKFTDPAGWTKAVSKPSLPSSAPSIRHLFAFPPEDGSAVEIVRGPNIVALSPFDRLPDTMELPVLIKVGDNITTDHIMPAGAAITALRSNIPAISRHVFERVDKDFVARAESAGQGLILGGDNYGQGSSREHAALAPRHLGVRIVLAKSFARIHKANLINFGILPLVLADPADYDALAQGAVLRFDLTALAAGQPLEATTAEGRRIALGHDLTGNEIAIIKAGGLLNFVNDRQK from the coding sequence ATGAAACAGAACCTGACCCAGAAGATCATCGCGGCGCACCTCGTCGAAGGCGACATGACGCCCGGCAGGGAAGTGGCCATCAGGATAGACCAGACCCTGACCCAGGACGCCACCGGCACCATGGCCTACCTGCAGTGGGAGGCCATCGGCCTGCCGAGGGTCAAGACCGAGCTCTCCGTCAGTTACGTGGACCACAACACCCTGCAGATGGGCTTCCGCAACCCCGACGACCACCGCTACCTGCGCAGCGTCGCGGCCAAGTACGGCATAGTCTTCTCGCCTCCCGGCACGGGCATCTGCCACCAGCTGCATCTTGAGAACTTCGCCGTCCCGGGCAAGACCCTCATCGGCTCCGACTCCCACACCCCCACGGCCGGCGGCATCGGCAGCCTGGCCATGGGCGCCGGCGGGTTGTCCGTGGCCCTGGCCATGGCCGGCGAGCCCTACACCATCACCATGCCCAAGGTCTTCAAGATCCGCCTGGAAGGCGAACTGACCGGGCACGCCTCGGCCAAGGACGTCATCCTGCACCTGCTGGGCGTGCTGACCGTCAAGGGCGGCGTGGGCGCGGTCATGGAGTACTGCGGCCCCGGCGTGGCCAGCCTGAGCGTGCCCGAGCGCGCGACCATCACCAACATGGGCGCGGAACTGGGCGCCACGGCCTCCGTCTTCCCCAGCGACGAGCAGACCCGCGCGTTCCTGGCCCTCATGGGCCGCGAGGCGGACTTCGCGCCCCTGGCCGCCGACGACGGCGCCGAGTACGACCGCGAGATCGTCATCGACCTGAGCACCCTTGCGCCCTTGGCGGCCCGTCCACACATGCCCGACCTGGTCGTGCCCGTGGCCGAACTCGACGGCCTGACCGTGGATCAGGTGGCCATCGGCTCCTGCACCAACTCCTCCTACTCCGACCTGCAGGCCGTGGCCCAGGTCCTGCACGGCGAGCACATCGCGCCGAACACGGACCTGCTGCTCTCGCCAGGCTCCAAGCAGGTCCTCAAGATGCTCATGGCCGAAGGCCTCCTGGATAAGATCCTCGACGCCGGCGGCCGGCTCCTGGAGTGCTCCTGCGGCCCGTGCATCGGCATGGGCGGCTCGCCATCGAGCCACGGCGTCAGCGCCCGGACCTTCAACCGCAACTTCGAGGGCCGCAGCGGCACCCAGGACGGCCAAGTCTATCTGGTCAGCCCCGTGACCGCGGCCTTCTGCGCCCTGAACGGCAAGTTCACCGACCCCGCGGGCTGGACCAAGGCCGTCTCCAAGCCGTCCCTGCCGTCCTCGGCCCCGTCCATCCGGCACCTCTTCGCCTTCCCGCCCGAAGACGGCTCCGCGGTGGAAATCGTGCGCGGGCCCAACATCGTCGCCCTCTCGCCCTTCGACAGACTGCCCGACACCATGGAACTGCCGGTGCTGATCAAGGTCGGCGACAACATCACCACGGACCACATCATGCCGGCCGGCGCGGCCATCACGGCCCTGCGCTCCAACATCCCGGCCATCAGCCGCCACGTCTTCGAGCGCGTGGACAAGGACTTCGTGGCCCGCGCCGAGTCCGCCGGCCAGGGCCTCATCCTGGGCGGCGACAACTACGGCCAGGGCTCCAGCCGCGAACACGCGGCCCTGGCCCCGCGCCACCTCGGTGTGCGCATCGTCCTGGCCAAGTCCTTCGCCCGCATCCACAAGGCCAACCTGATCAACTTCGGCATCCTGCCCCTGGTCCTGGCCGACCCGGCGGACTACGACGCCCTGGCCCAGGGCGCGGTCCTGCGCTTCGACCTGACGGCCCTGGCCGCCGGGCAGCCCCTTGAGGCCACGACGGCCGAAGGCCGACGGATCGCGCTCGGCCATGATTTGACGGGTAATGAAATAGCCATTATCAAGGCGGGCGGTTTGCTCAACTTCGTCAACGACAGGCAGAAATAG
- a CDS encoding hydrogenase iron-sulfur subunit has protein sequence MADKIGVYFDESSLGGLLDIQKLCEGVQKKWSDLCPVVKVHPRLASDEGRSMIQKDIDAGLINAVCICGTSPRVEWDFYKFGEGILVERVNLREQCVLCYADPSGEKVQPGQTPELLHKMANDYVNMGVVKLQKANVPASDQVEVIKRVLVIGGGWAGLTAAKNVAAVGYDVTLVEKKDVLGGAAAAMYKTIPLSYPYDAAHPTGVEKKIAEVTGNDKIEVLLNSEVASIAGAPGNYEATVTVGGQERVIPCGSVVLATGWVPQDTAVLKPLGYGKLKNVVTSREFEAMAKAGAIVRKSDGAKPQKIMFLLGVGDKLVPQEAKEAEAKAAALAAAANKEADDAPKTNFSKQDTCKHLYYSSELTSITALKQANYVREFIPGGVAMVVYEHMMVPGINELYYKAAQNDPSVMMTKGVINDVRDGGDGDIIVVLEDTLLGAKIEVEVDMLVLPTALVPTTALDPILKLKYRQGPAMPDLDLFSGYADSNYICFPYETRRTGIYAAGTVRQPMTLSTTETDAAGAALKAIQCLESANRGMAVHPRSGDLSYPRFNLVRCTQCKRCTEECPFGALDEDEKGNPMPNTSRCRRCGTCMGACPERVIYFDNYNVDQIGSAIKQVEVPDDMAVGGPRMLILACENDAYPALDMAALRGKKWSPYVRIVPVRCLGSVNTIWIADAMSKGTDGCLLLGCKYGEDYQCHFVKGSELCNRRMANIGETLGKLGIETERVQQMQVAIDEYDKVPGMIDDFVDAITKLGPNPFKGY, from the coding sequence ATGGCCGACAAGATTGGTGTATACTTTGACGAATCGAGCCTTGGCGGGCTGCTGGACATCCAGAAGCTCTGCGAAGGCGTGCAGAAGAAATGGAGCGATCTGTGTCCGGTGGTCAAGGTCCATCCCCGCCTGGCGAGCGACGAGGGCCGTTCGATGATCCAGAAGGACATCGACGCCGGCCTGATCAACGCCGTCTGCATCTGCGGCACGTCGCCGCGCGTGGAGTGGGACTTCTACAAGTTCGGCGAGGGCATCCTGGTCGAGCGCGTCAACCTGCGCGAGCAGTGCGTGCTCTGCTACGCCGACCCGAGCGGCGAGAAGGTCCAGCCCGGGCAGACGCCTGAACTGCTGCACAAGATGGCCAACGACTATGTGAACATGGGCGTGGTCAAACTGCAGAAGGCCAACGTCCCTGCCAGCGACCAGGTTGAGGTCATCAAGCGCGTGCTGGTCATCGGCGGCGGCTGGGCCGGCCTGACCGCGGCCAAGAACGTCGCCGCCGTCGGCTACGATGTGACCCTGGTGGAAAAGAAGGATGTCCTTGGCGGCGCTGCGGCGGCCATGTACAAGACCATCCCCCTTTCCTACCCCTATGACGCGGCCCACCCCACGGGAGTGGAGAAAAAGATCGCCGAAGTGACCGGCAACGACAAGATCGAAGTCCTGCTCAATTCCGAGGTCGCGAGCATCGCTGGCGCCCCTGGCAACTACGAGGCGACGGTGACCGTCGGCGGCCAAGAGCGCGTCATTCCGTGCGGTTCCGTGGTCCTGGCCACAGGCTGGGTTCCGCAGGATACGGCCGTGCTGAAGCCCCTGGGCTACGGCAAGCTGAAGAACGTCGTGACCTCCCGCGAGTTCGAGGCCATGGCCAAGGCTGGGGCCATCGTGCGCAAGAGCGACGGTGCCAAGCCCCAGAAGATCATGTTCCTGCTCGGCGTGGGCGACAAACTCGTCCCGCAGGAGGCCAAGGAAGCCGAAGCCAAGGCTGCGGCCCTGGCCGCGGCTGCCAACAAGGAAGCCGACGACGCGCCCAAGACCAACTTCAGCAAGCAGGACACCTGCAAGCACCTCTACTACAGCTCCGAGTTGACCTCCATCACGGCCCTCAAGCAGGCCAACTACGTGCGCGAGTTCATTCCCGGCGGCGTGGCCATGGTCGTCTACGAGCACATGATGGTGCCCGGCATCAACGAACTCTACTACAAGGCCGCCCAGAACGACCCGAGCGTCATGATGACCAAGGGCGTCATCAACGACGTACGTGACGGCGGCGACGGCGACATCATCGTGGTCCTGGAGGATACGCTGCTCGGTGCCAAGATCGAGGTCGAGGTCGACATGCTTGTCCTGCCCACGGCCCTGGTGCCCACCACGGCCCTGGATCCGATCCTCAAGCTGAAATACCGCCAGGGCCCGGCCATGCCCGACCTGGACCTCTTCAGCGGCTACGCCGACTCCAACTACATCTGCTTCCCGTACGAAACGCGCCGCACCGGCATCTATGCCGCCGGCACCGTGCGCCAGCCCATGACCCTGTCCACGACCGAGACCGACGCCGCCGGCGCGGCCCTCAAGGCCATCCAGTGCCTCGAGTCCGCCAACCGCGGCATGGCCGTCCATCCTCGTTCGGGCGACCTGTCCTACCCCAGGTTCAACCTGGTGCGCTGCACGCAGTGCAAGCGCTGCACCGAGGAATGCCCCTTCGGCGCCCTGGACGAGGACGAGAAGGGCAACCCGATGCCCAACACCTCACGCTGCCGCCGTTGCGGCACGTGCATGGGCGCCTGTCCGGAACGCGTCATCTACTTCGACAACTACAACGTCGACCAGATCGGTTCCGCCATCAAGCAGGTCGAAGTGCCTGACGACATGGCCGTGGGCGGCCCGCGCATGCTCATTCTGGCCTGCGAGAACGATGCCTACCCGGCTCTCGACATGGCCGCCCTGCGCGGCAAGAAGTGGAGCCCGTACGTCCGCATCGTCCCGGTCCGTTGTCTCGGTTCCGTGAACACCATCTGGATCGCCGACGCCATGTCCAAGGGCACGGACGGATGTCTGCTCCTTGGTTGCAAGTACGGCGAAGACTACCAGTGCCACTTCGTCAAGGGCTCTGAGCTGTGCAATCGCCGCATGGCCAACATCGGCGAGACTCTGGGCAAGCTCGGCATCGAAACCGAACGGGTGCAGCAGATGCAGGTGGCCATCGACGAATACGACAAGGTGCCCGGCATGATCGACGACTTCGTCGATGCGATCACCAAGCTCGGACCCAACCCGTTCAAGGGATACTAG
- the sat gene encoding sulfate adenylyltransferase — MMALVPPHGGKGLVCCLLQGAELAAEQKKAEGLKKIDISPRAKGDLIMMGIGGFSPLNGFMSKADWKSVCENFTLADGTFWPVPVTLDMDEAVKVGEEIALFDPKKGVFMATMKVTEVYEMTEADKKWECEKVYKGQGEESADDKFWEIAPKDHPGVQMVMAQKKFNVAGPVKVLSEGDYRDRFPGCYMTPAEARKTFEEKGWSKVAALQLRNPMHRSHEFLAKIAVEVCDGVFIHSLVGNLKPGDIPAEVRIKCIDTLIDKYFVKANVVQGGYPLDMRYAGPREGLLHATFRQNYGVSDMLIGRDHAGVGDFYGLFEAQEIFDRIPKNLGAGKDLVTQPMKIDWTFYCYKCDGMASLRTCPHGKEDRVVLSGTKLRKALSEGAPVADHFGRDEVLEILREYYSSLTEKVEIKMQSHAAATKM, encoded by the coding sequence ATTATGGCTCTCGTACCCCCGCATGGTGGAAAAGGTTTGGTTTGCTGTCTGCTTCAGGGCGCTGAACTCGCTGCCGAGCAGAAGAAGGCCGAAGGTCTGAAGAAGATCGACATCAGCCCCCGCGCCAAGGGCGACCTGATCATGATGGGCATCGGCGGGTTCAGCCCGCTGAACGGCTTCATGTCCAAGGCCGATTGGAAGTCCGTTTGTGAAAACTTCACGCTGGCCGACGGCACCTTCTGGCCCGTGCCCGTGACCCTGGATATGGACGAGGCAGTGAAGGTCGGTGAAGAGATCGCCCTGTTCGACCCCAAGAAGGGCGTTTTCATGGCGACCATGAAGGTCACCGAAGTGTACGAAATGACCGAAGCCGACAAGAAGTGGGAATGTGAAAAGGTCTACAAGGGCCAGGGCGAAGAGTCCGCTGATGACAAGTTCTGGGAAATCGCCCCGAAGGATCACCCCGGCGTGCAGATGGTCATGGCTCAGAAGAAGTTCAACGTCGCCGGCCCGGTCAAGGTTCTGTCCGAAGGCGACTACCGCGACAGATTCCCCGGCTGCTACATGACCCCGGCCGAAGCCCGCAAGACTTTCGAAGAGAAGGGTTGGAGCAAGGTCGCCGCTCTGCAGCTGCGCAACCCCATGCACCGTTCCCACGAGTTCCTGGCCAAGATCGCTGTTGAAGTGTGCGACGGCGTGTTCATCCACTCCCTGGTCGGCAACCTGAAGCCCGGCGACATCCCGGCCGAAGTGCGCATCAAGTGCATCGACACCCTCATCGACAAGTACTTCGTGAAGGCCAACGTCGTGCAGGGCGGCTACCCGCTCGACATGCGTTACGCCGGTCCCCGCGAAGGCCTGCTGCACGCCACCTTCCGCCAGAACTACGGCGTTTCCGACATGCTGATCGGCCGTGACCACGCCGGTGTCGGCGACTTCTACGGCCTGTTCGAGGCCCAGGAAATCTTTGACCGCATTCCCAAGAACCTTGGCGCCGGCAAGGACCTGGTCACCCAGCCCATGAAGATCGACTGGACCTTCTACTGCTACAAGTGTGACGGCATGGCCTCCCTGCGCACCTGCCCGCACGGCAAGGAAGACCGCGTGGTCCTGTCCGGCACCAAGCTGCGCAAGGCCCTGTCCGAAGGCGCTCCCGTCGCCGACCACTTTGGCCGCGACGAAGTCCTGGAAATCCTGCGCGAATACTACTCCTCTCTGACCGAGAAGGTCGAGATCAAGATGCAGAGCCACGCTGCTGCGACCAAGATGTAG